The genomic interval TTTATAGTTAAACGCCCTGAACGCAAAAACAGACGCAACTCTGGCTAATGGGTTAAATAGATTTTAAAGCGTTTCCCTCTCGTATATGTACGCATATTTATAATGTGTATGGCTAACTAATGTACATTAATTATAGATTCGCGGCCTTTACCAACACCCACCCAGCGCACGGGTACGCTCAGTTGGCTCTCTAAGAAGCGTACGTAGTTTTGTGCGTTCTCGGGCAACTCCTTGAAGTTGCGTATGTGCTCAGTGGACGTCTGCCAGCCGGGAAGTACAGCGTACTCCACCTCTATGTCGCTCAGCTCGCTGATGGTGCCAGGAAAATGATCCAGTTTATCACCACTGCTGCGTTTATAGCTCACACCCACTTTAATCTCGGGCAAGGTGTCCAGAATATCGAGCTttgttatgcaaatgcaaGTGTAACCGTTAACCAGCGACGTGTATTTGAGCAGCGGAATGTCCAGCCAGCCGCAGCGGCGCTTACGCTTCGTAGTTACGCCAACCTCAAAGCCGCGCGTCTGCAGTAGATCGCCAATTTCCTGTACAAAACACAATTAATAACTAACAAGTGTACGTTAACAAGGACAAACATACGTTCAACTGCTCGGTGGGGAACGGACCATCGCCCACACGCGTCGTATACGCCTTGACAACGCCAATGACCTCGCCAATTGTTTGTGGCGGCAATCCCAAGCCGGTCAGCACGCCGCCAATACTGCAATTACTGCTGGTCACATACGGATATGTGCCAAAGTCAATGTCCAGCATGGCTGCATTAGCGCCTTCCACCAAAATAGTCTTGCCATTGCGCAGTGCCGTGTGCAAGAAACAAATCGTGTCCTTGACATATGGCCGCACCTTATCCACGTAATCCTTGTACCGCGCCAATTCGGCATCCACATCGACCTTAATCGATGGGAACAGCCGCAAATGTGTGTTCACAATTGATTTGAATCTGTATTTACAAATATGTTAGTCAGGCATTGAGAGGAGAGATCAGTATAAGGAGCCACTCACTTCTCACTGAACAAGTTAAAGTCACCAAGAAGTTCGCCCACGCGAATGCCATTGCGGGTGGCTTTGCTGGAGTAGGCCGGACCAATGCCCTTTTTGGTGGTGCCTAGCGATTTGCCGCCCTTCTCGGCCTCCTGCATACCATCGACATGCTGATGGAAATCAAACACCAGATGCGCACGATCCGAGATAATCAAACGATTCTCCAAGTGCTGCAATCCCTTAGCCTCATTCTTCAGCACCTCGTCGAACAGCGAAGGCAGATGAATAACGACGCCGTTGCCTAAAAATACGCAAATAACAAGGAAAAATATTCAGTAAGTTGGTGATCCATATGCTGCGGTGCGGTGTCGATTTAAAGGAAATCCCAATTCGGACTACtgttaaattattttgaatgtattctactttatttaaaaatggacctcaaagttattttaatttaggCTGACTAAATCTGACGACTCAGAAAGtacataaaaaatttgtttctttGTCCGTCTGTTTCTTAAAAACTATTCTGTCAGTTTTAAAACAGCCGGATCGGAACCGGCCGGCTCAGACGACTTCATTATATAGGTGAGAAACAGGATTGATCGGTCGAAACAGTGACACTTTTTAGATTATAGGAAGAATTGTTTACTGGATtcttattttgaaaattgactttatttttaattcaaacaTTAATATGATATTTCCAATGTCTCTGCAGGAATAGATTTTGTAAGGAAAAGGAAAGTTTTTTATTGAAAGTAGAAGCAAATTTGGGACTAAGGAAACTCCATTAATGCAATGATTTTATCAAATATCTTTCGCTATCTTATCTTTTCCCGAGATTAAAGGCAGTAAgtgggtaaaaaaaaaagagttttaTAACTGGCAATAAAAACACGTGCATGGATTCGCACCTTATCAGACTGCTCTGATAACTGGCTAGGCTTCAAAGAAATGGAGGAGGTACTTTGCGTTATCTTGTGTGTGGcattaacaataattatattcAAGTTGTCTACATTTCAGCTTTAGTTGACTAATTCTCAGACAATTTGTGCTGCCTGTTGCTGAACGTAAGCCTGTAGCACGCAACAGACTTCATGGGAAGTGCACTGTGAAATGCTTTCGCATAGAAATTTGCTTTTATAGTATAATCGAGTCGCAAATAATAAGTTAATTGCTTGATTTGACTAATTTGTCATGTATAAACGACGTACGTATATGCACAtgttgatgtgtgtgtgtgtgtgtttgtgcttttgtttatacaaCCCTGAGCGAGATATCTGAATTGCAAAAGCTCACTAATACATGTGCGCAACGCGCCGTTACATGTATAGGTGAGGAGATTGTGATTATCTCATAAATTAGTCTTGTGACAGGCGATGACAAGCTACATTTTGCTGAAGGAAGGGCAATTTATCGGAAGGGCAATTTATCGATTAAACtttaagaaacaaacaaaatatgcaaaagtttaataacttaaataaataaatatgataacAGCAAGTTGAAGAAAGTGTGCCCTGGCACGGGCACGACCTTGCCTTTTGCAACAATCAAAAACGGATTACGTCAAGCCAAGCAGCAAGAGCTCCATTGACGTCAAAATGCTAGACAAGAATCTAGATAGTTAATGGAAGACGGCAAAGGCCTAGAGAGTGTaactaaaatagaaaataaatagccTTTATAATGCAGGCAGATGTCAAAGCCAAATGCGAGACCAACTGACCGCAAAAGCCAATGTCAATGTTGCATCAAGTCTTGCCAACAAAATTCTTATATGTAAACATCCGCACGATACATACtagttgtatatatgtaaatgaatatatatatatgtactacaTTTTCGTTTATTTCGTACGCTCAATTTCACTTTTGCAATAgaacgaacgaacgaacgaacgaaagcaataaaaacaaatttcactCTGTGGTATATATGTAGCTATAAAATGTAAAGGTGTGCGAGTTcttcttaaatttaaataaaaaataagaaaaatatactGAAAGAAAAGCATTAGAAATgatagaaaacaaacaaagaaagaaaagaaaaaaagatgcTTACTttcattgaaaaatattcattttgaaaaatatttcttgCTTTCTTTTACTTGAGAATGTGTCAACAGTGGATAGTTGTTTGTGCCTTATACCAATAGAGTAGGAGTTTCTTGATATCCCTTTGGCATCCAATAAACCGGGCCTCTTCCCTTGTACCACTTACCGATGACCGAAATGCACTTCTCGTTCACGACGCCGCTGGGCAACAGATGGAAATCGAATTCGGTGCCATTTGCCACCACAGTATGTCCAGCGTTATTTCCGCCCTGTTGAGTACCGATTAGAGAGGGGAGAGATTGGAGAGGGGGGggaaaaaataaatgagaGAAATTAGAGAATGAGAAACTCTCGCATACAAATGAAAGCACACGTAAGTATACTATATggaacatatacatacatatacacatgtatgtgtggCATAGCGTAGCTGTTTATATACAGAATTagcatgtttgtttttgttgattaAAACTTGtgtgataaataaataaatattgttgaaCAGCAGgtattaaataacaaataaatagcCAGGCGGCGGCCGTGTATATGGCGTGTGACACAAAGTATCCACAATATTTCAACTACTTTTGTTTATGCGATCGTATGTATGTCGTACATCGACTTTTTTGTCGAACAACTTTTGAGTACCTTCATACATATACTTAAGAGGTACGCAGACAatgtatttgtacaaaatgAATCCTTGCAGGAATTGTAAGAAAACTTCCTATCTCTTTTAGCGGACGGACGAGCTGGAACCTGCGTGTCGCCTTTagagagttttcactgtacaTGCATAACTATttgagcaaaatgttttgctacAAAATCCGATAAATAAAAGCgaaacttttgtttgttttcttggcAACTGTACAATTTTCTGGCATGTACTAATCTGGTCTCGCTGAAAGCAATACAAAAACATTGGCACAAATGCTCTGGAATTAAACTTCAGACTCgaaaatatgtcaaatttgCCGTTTGCAAAACGAGATAATTCAAATTGTGTATGTGCTGTAGAGGATCGCTTACGCAGATAAGATTATAATGAATATATTGCTAAATGCAAGAAACTTTCGCTGCGCAATTTATGAAAAACGGAGGCGTGTGCTGTGTGACTCAgataatagcaaaaaaaatcaGTTTCAATGGGGGAATTACATAAGAATCCACAGCAATGTTGATAACAAAGTATAAAGCAAAAGGGAAACAATATTGTATGTGGTCGAAGGGAACTAAATCGGTTCCGTTCATTGAACTGCCGACCCAGAACAGAATTCAACAAGTTGGTAGCACCGGGTCAACAAAATTGTGACACGCAATTCAATCGAACAGTTAAGAAATGCTTCCTTTTTTGGTTAAGAGTTAAATTTACGAAATTcatattaaaatacatacatacatttgtgtgCTAACGTATGGCTAAACATCATGTAAGATATTTGTGCGGCACTTTTTGAAAAGTGCGCGGGACATTCACAATGGTGATTATGTAAACCTGGCGTTTTGCTTAGCAggccatgtgtgtgtggtagtgtatacatattatatgcatgtgtacacatacatacatatatacataacatTTGTGTGCTGTAGAACGGCGGAACAACTAACGTCAGGGAGAACGAGTGACGAATTTGCTGAAGCAGCAGACGTTggcagactgactgactgtgcacacatacacaaaacaAACGCATACATACAGAAAGTGTACTATGAGCATATGCGCGCACACACCCGCCGCCGCAGTCACaattaatacatacatacatctgtacatctgtatgtatgtatattcaaatgaaaaagCGAAGCATGCGGTCGCCAACCACGGCGATAATAGCTAATTCTGAAGAAAATAAGTATCTACATGTGAAATgcccagttgctgttgcaattgttgacTTGAAAACGCGCAGCGATTTATTTTCTGTATGACAGCCTCGGGGTTTGGCGTCGGCGGCAATGAACCTGGCGCGTATGCGTGTCCTTGACACAAGGATAACTGTTATCAGCTGcttatacattttttctttgcttATGCCCTGATTTTTCACACaaacattataaatatattttttgtgttgcttACCTGACACCTGCAGACAATGTCCACTTCCGATGCGAGCATGTCCACCACCTTGCCTTTGCCCTCATCGCCCCATTGGGCGCCTAGGACAACATCCACTTTTGACTTGTACATACTGGTGCGTCCTTGATGCAATTGCTGGTAGTGATTACCATTAACTGCGATTGTTGTTGACATTTCGTACCACAATCAGGAAATTCTCGGCACGGCCACGAAAACGAGCACGACGTTGATCTCGCTTGAAAACGGAACACGTtctgtttttataaaatagtttgaTTTGCAGCTGTCAGTCCATGGCGTTACCAGAATGAATGCATGGTTTTGTGAGTAAATCGTGTAGCGTTGCCAGTTAGGTTGAGTTCtcgatttaaaatatttgaaatggaACTTTATAGATAAATGTGAAGCTATGTGTTATGCaacattttgataaataaacgTTATGTATAAAGTTGTCATTTTCAGATGTTTTCTATAACTCTGCATTTTGTGTTCTCTTTGTTGGAAATTTGAATTAAGCCTGCGCTTCTTGTTTGTGTTTTAAGTGTTTTATATCACTATTATTGCTATTCAGCGTAAAGCGCGAACATTTCAAATAGGCTGGCAACACCGTCCAACATATGTCAACTGCCAGATTGTTTTGTTATCACTTAGTTGAGGACGCATTTTCAATGCCCGAGATGTCTGAAGAAAAATGTCacttgtatgtatatagaaaacTACAGatcatattaaattaattgacaaCATTTCTAGCTGCCATGAGGCGCCCTTTAAATACACTTGTCCAAAGTGCAATGCGATCTACTGCAGTGTCGCTTGCTACAAGTCGAAGGAACATCTGAAGTGCTCTGAAGAGTTTTATAAGACGTGCATCCAAGACGAACTGGCCAGTGCAGCAACAACGTCGGAAAGCAACAAAGGCATGCGTGAGATATATGACATCCTAAAACGTATGCACAAATTTGACGCCGGCTTTAAGCCCGAGGACTTTGATGCCGATGGGCTAGACAGTCCCTTAGATTCGGATGATGAAGCGGAGCTCGATCAAGATGGTGAAGGGGTTGAGGGAGACGATGGCACAGAGTATCCTACTCAAGAGGAGACGGATGAGACTGTGGACATTGCTGAGCGTCTGAAGGGCATCGACATAAATGATGCAGATGAAGTTTGGAGCCGATTGACAATGGACGAGCAGCAGGAATTCCAAAAACTAATAGCAAGTGGTGATATAATGAAACTCATGCCCGACTATAAGCCCTGGTGGTGCAAGCCAAAGAACTCAAAGATTGTGGTCATGCCCTCACCAACAGATGTTAACGTTGACATGCCCCAAATACAAAAGAACATACCCAAGTTCACGGACCTATGCAAGACACCGTCGCCGTGCTTGCACTACAATCTCTGGAACATATTGAGC from Drosophila virilis strain 15010-1051.87 chromosome 2, Dvir_AGI_RSII-ME, whole genome shotgun sequence carries:
- the Adss gene encoding adenylosuccinate synthetase gives rise to the protein MSTTIAVNGNHYQQLHQGRTSMYKSKVDVVLGAQWGDEGKGKVVDMLASEVDIVCRCQGGNNAGHTVVANGTEFDFHLLPSGVVNEKCISVIGNGVVIHLPSLFDEVLKNEAKGLQHLENRLIISDRAHLVFDFHQHVDGMQEAEKGGKSLGTTKKGIGPAYSSKATRNGIRVGELLGDFNLFSEKFKSIVNTHLRLFPSIKVDVDAELARYKDYVDKVRPYVKDTICFLHTALRNGKTILVEGANAAMLDIDFGTYPYVTSSNCSIGGVLTGLGLPPQTIGEVIGVVKAYTTRVGDGPFPTEQLNEIGDLLQTRGFEVGVTTKRKRRCGWLDIPLLKYTSLVNGYTCICITKLDILDTLPEIKVGVSYKRSSGDKLDHFPGTISELSDIEVEYAVLPGWQTSTEHIRNFKELPENAQNYVRFLESQLSVPVRWVGVGKGRESIINVH
- the LOC6629740 gene encoding zinc finger HIT domain-containing protein 2, encoding MSTARLFCYHLVEDAFSMPEMSEEKCHFCHEAPFKYTCPKCNAIYCSVACYKSKEHLKCSEEFYKTCIQDELASAATTSESNKGMREIYDILKRMHKFDAGFKPEDFDADGLDSPLDSDDEAELDQDGEGVEGDDGTEYPTQEETDETVDIAERLKGIDINDADEVWSRLTMDEQQEFQKLIASGDIMKLMPDYKPWWCKPKNSKIVVMPSPTDVNVDMPQIQKNIPKFTDLCKTPSPCLHYNLWNILSAYACVSRFFGGEQRTSASEAVAHLVNLSATLKYGTNFEDAEDAIISVEMEACTTGNGSAGAAAVGSAGAGSNFLVESREQLQQDARQLMSTQQNKLAALSDVLQLLQQSKALSRRKNSEEAEFQKLFALASGSVELNRTKLSQLVKKIEFMLSYVAREQVL